From a region of the Triticum aestivum cultivar Chinese Spring chromosome 7D, IWGSC CS RefSeq v2.1, whole genome shotgun sequence genome:
- the LOC123170709 gene encoding uncharacterized protein gives MARIPRRLRDLNLTMHDAEHVQLAEENLQGPPEIDNIVPGRSHESTSQIKIIWPNGEMRQIVGEFRLKNLSQVHGGKIIVETNEKGVPNERSGSILSSYLSDVAENSTFAPLNIPRWDNELFVQRKNNMIKDVEEKFVYPSETKQLTRDWVLMTKLCEKNTECAKQQKNPHTTGRKSHARLQKEMEIKRKAPIHKIDLWDEAHKKKDGNYTSDNVKTIMDAANEELKKRKIDHNGSLSIDDYTEAFKGALDKRAKLRGYYDEKYWSGVNVSQGITFVGKSDQENLQFEVRMVKDNVEDVKDDVEDVKGDVKEVKGDVGDVRGQMAMIAAFLAKKFPGEICRNEVDSPTENYQVTPHDRDNNLQSESYNVLEQSNNDVQEPQTTMQNVHAENNLAVQQGGPEPSLRLHQVTNQGGEDLKSECIEGATSGWGALEKGVH, from the exons ATGGCGAGGATACCAAGACGACTTCGGGACTTGAACCTTACAATGCATGATGCAGAACATGTGCAGCTTGCTGAAGAAAATCTGCAAGGTCCTCCAGAGATTGATAATATAGTACCAGGAAGATCTCATGAATCCACTAGCCAAATCAAGATAATTT GGCCAAATGGAGAGATGCGGCAGATTGTAGGGGAATTTCGGCTGAAGAATTTATCCCAGGTACATGGAGGAAAGATAATTGTGGAGACTAACGAAAAAGGTGTTCCGAATGAAAGGTCTGGTTCCATTCTTAGTAGCTATCTTAGCGACGTTGCAGAGAACTCCACATTTGCACCACTGAACATTCCAAGATGGGACAATGAATTATTTGTCCAGAGAAAGAACAACATGATCAAGGATGTAGAG GAGAAATTTGTCTATCCATCTGAGACAAAGCAGCTTACACGAGACTGGGTCCTAATGACT AAGTTATGCGAGAAAAACACAGAGTGTGCGAAGCAACAGAAGAATCCACACACAACCGGGAGAAAAAGCCATGCCAGGCTACAAAAAGAGATG GAAATCAAAAGGAAAGCACCGATCCACAAGATTGACCTATGGGATGAAGCTCATAAGAAAAAAGATGGCAATTACACAAGCGACAATGTGAAGACAATAATG GATGCAGCTAATGAGGAGTTAAAAAAAAGGAAAATCGATCATAATGGTAGCCTTTCCATTGACGATTATACTGAAGCCTTTAAAGGTGCACTTGATAAAAGGGCAAAACTTCGAGGTTACTATGATGAAAAGTATTGGAGCGGAGTAAATGTTTCTCAGGGAATAACTTTTGTTGGGAAATCTGACCAAGAAAATCTTCAGTTTGAAGTACGCATGGTGAAAGATAATGTAGAAGATGTCAAAGATGATGTAGAGGACGTCAAAGGTGATGTAAAGGAAGTCAAAGGTGATGTAGGGGATGTTAGAGGTCAGATGGCTATGATTGCTGCATTCCTTGCCAAAAAGTTTCCTGGAGAGATTTGCAGAAATGAAGTGGATTCTCCTACAGAAAATTATCAA GTCACTCCACATGACAGAGATAACAATCTCCAATCTGAATCTTATAATGTTCTTGAACAATCAAATAATGATGTGCAGGAGCCACAAACTACCATGCAG AATGTCCATGCTGAAAATAATCTTgcagtgcagcaaggtggccctgAACCAAGTTTACGACTTCACCAAGTCACTAACCAG GGCGGTGAGGATTTGAAGAGTGAGTGCATTGAAGGAGCTACCAGTGGCTGGGGAGCACTTGAAAAGGGAGTGCACTAG
- the LOC123169959 gene encoding uncharacterized protein isoform X2, with product MPSARTAPGPSAPALLGRPRPFAWSLGTCCSTPAPAGGRRLPRRLWRFAPANPGLLACSAGLCRPGQDLLSTNSKQAGTGKKKRKIYFIASFNTQCFSWTESTPQIGTTIDWTTAFGFKQPAFNLNSRKETYHLSRSIKHWM from the exons ATGCCGTCCGCAAGGACTGCCCCTGGCCCCTCTGCTCCGGCGCTCCTCGGTCGTCCCCGGCCCTTTGCCTGGTCGCTAGGGACGTGCTGCTCCACGCCTGCTCCTGCCGGTGGCCGCCGCCTGCCGCGCCGGCTCTGGCGCTTTGCTCCTGCCAATCCCGGGCTGCTCGCCTGCTCGGCCGGACTCTGCCGCCCAGGACAGGACTTGCTGTCAACAAACAGCAAGCAGGCTGGGACAGGG aaaaagaagaggaagatatATTTCATTGCAAGTTTCAACACCCAGTGTTTCAGTTGGACTGAATCAACTCCACAAATTGGAACAACCATAGATTGGACCACCGCCTTTGGCTTCAAACAACCCGCCTTCAATCTCAACTCGAGAAA AGAGACATACCATTTGTCCAGAAGTATCAAGCATTGGATGTAA
- the LOC123169959 gene encoding uncharacterized protein isoform X3: protein MPSARTAPGPSAPALLGRPRPFAWSLGTCCSTPAPAGGRRLPRRLWRFAPANPGLLACSAGLCRPGQDLLSTNSKQAGTGKKKRKIYFIASFNTQCFSWTESTPQIGTTIDWTTAFGFKQPAFNLNSRKWLHISSRFL, encoded by the exons ATGCCGTCCGCAAGGACTGCCCCTGGCCCCTCTGCTCCGGCGCTCCTCGGTCGTCCCCGGCCCTTTGCCTGGTCGCTAGGGACGTGCTGCTCCACGCCTGCTCCTGCCGGTGGCCGCCGCCTGCCGCGCCGGCTCTGGCGCTTTGCTCCTGCCAATCCCGGGCTGCTCGCCTGCTCGGCCGGACTCTGCCGCCCAGGACAGGACTTGCTGTCAACAAACAGCAAGCAGGCTGGGACAGGG aaaaagaagaggaagatatATTTCATTGCAAGTTTCAACACCCAGTGTTTCAGTTGGACTGAATCAACTCCACAAATTGGAACAACCATAGATTGGACCACCGCCTTTGGCTTCAAACAACCCGCCTTCAATCTCAACTCGAGAAA GTGGCTGCACATATCCTCCAGGTTTCTGTAA
- the LOC123169959 gene encoding uncharacterized protein isoform X1, which produces MPSARTAPGPSAPALLGRPRPFAWSLGTCCSTPAPAGGRRLPRRLWRFAPANPGLLACSAGLCRPGQDLLSTNSKQAGTGKKKRKIYFIASFNTQCFSWTESTPQIGTTIDWTTAFGFKQPAFNLNSRKAMDRGWMSQPRASAAYKDGVEQFLSFAFHDVPAGDRILCPCVNCRNKAMQSYDGVKTHLRCDGILQGYTKWVCHGEDYSEPSFAFAHVSDNSGNFSIPGIPRNVVGEGNHGRMDDMPGLLSAVFAMANSCESLSSTSDGELDALNLRIWYLIQLRMRMQMLKQGRNLIRMQASWRMQTQSYTLDVKHFLSCHFSSPCIT; this is translated from the exons ATGCCGTCCGCAAGGACTGCCCCTGGCCCCTCTGCTCCGGCGCTCCTCGGTCGTCCCCGGCCCTTTGCCTGGTCGCTAGGGACGTGCTGCTCCACGCCTGCTCCTGCCGGTGGCCGCCGCCTGCCGCGCCGGCTCTGGCGCTTTGCTCCTGCCAATCCCGGGCTGCTCGCCTGCTCGGCCGGACTCTGCCGCCCAGGACAGGACTTGCTGTCAACAAACAGCAAGCAGGCTGGGACAGGG aaaaagaagaggaagatatATTTCATTGCAAGTTTCAACACCCAGTGTTTCAGTTGGACTGAATCAACTCCACAAATTGGAACAACCATAGATTGGACCACCGCCTTTGGCTTCAAACAACCCGCCTTCAATCTCAACTCGAGAAA GGCGATGGATCGAGGTTGGATGAGTCAACCAAGAGCTAGTGCTGCTTACAAAGATGGTGTCGAACAATTTCTGTCTTTTGCATTCCATGATGTTCCAGCTGGTGATAGAATTCTCTGTCCTTGTGTAAATTGCCGAAATAAAGCTATGCAGAGTTATGATGGAGTGAAAACTCACTTGAGATGTGATGGTATTCTTCAAGGTTACACTAAGTGGGTTTGCCATGGAGAGGATTACAGTGAACCATCATTTGCATTTGCTCATGTATCAGATAACAGTGGCAATTTTTCTATTCCTGGCATCCCAAGGAATGTTGTTGGAGAAGGCAACCATGGAAGGATGGATGACATGCCAGGACTCTTAAGTGCTGTCTTTGCTATGGCTAACAGTTGTGAATCTTTATCAAGCACATCTGATGGTGAATTAGATGCGTTGAATTTGAGAATATGGTACCTAATTCAGTTGAGGATGAGAATGCAGATGCTCAAACAAGGAAGAAACCTAATACGTATGCAAGCTTCTTGGAGGATGCAAACACAGAGTTATACCCTGGATGTAAAGCATTTtctaagttgtcatttctcatcACCTTGTATCACATGA